The Sandaracinaceae bacterium genome contains a region encoding:
- the ovoA gene encoding 5-histidylcysteine sulfoxide synthase: protein MEDIIADEVRAHAQRGPMQRRREPLPPDLRHVCRDSARAYFEASWSLNELLFRTITHERAFFTQPDPLRQPLVFYLGHTAAFYVNKLRLAGLASHGLDAHLDALFARGVDPESADELDGQSAWPSVDSVWAYRRAAREQVLAAIEALPWEAPITEERPEWAVLMGIEHARIHFETSSMLLRQAPVEHLTRPRGWRYADDAPVPAERFVHVPAGDTAVGRPRGGRLFGWDNEYGHDTREVPAFDVGADLVTNAQFLAFVDAGGYRDERLWSPAGWAWRSAHGVEGPRFWLREGTRPPRYRAMFDELPLPLSWPAEVNAIEADAYCRWRDGVRLPTEAEWCRMLDVTEGARDDEEGAHFHLHFELGSPRPVGATCRDRGRALHDVRGNVWQWLSDDFHPLPGFRTHPLYDDFSVPYFDAEHAMLRGGAWATTGTGASVHYRLWFRRHFYQHAGFRLVRCE from the coding sequence ATGGAAGACATCATCGCGGACGAGGTCCGAGCCCACGCGCAACGCGGCCCCATGCAACGCCGTCGAGAGCCCCTCCCGCCCGACCTCCGGCACGTGTGCCGCGACTCGGCCCGCGCCTACTTCGAGGCCAGCTGGTCGCTCAACGAGCTGCTGTTCCGCACCATCACGCACGAGCGCGCGTTCTTCACGCAGCCCGACCCGCTGCGTCAGCCGCTGGTCTTCTACCTGGGGCACACCGCCGCGTTCTACGTGAACAAGCTGCGGCTCGCCGGGCTCGCCTCGCACGGGCTCGATGCGCACCTGGACGCGCTCTTCGCGCGCGGTGTGGACCCCGAGTCGGCGGACGAGCTGGACGGCCAGAGCGCGTGGCCATCGGTGGATTCCGTGTGGGCCTACCGACGGGCCGCGCGCGAGCAGGTCCTGGCCGCCATCGAGGCTCTCCCGTGGGAGGCGCCCATCACGGAGGAGCGCCCCGAGTGGGCCGTGCTGATGGGCATCGAGCACGCGCGCATCCACTTCGAGACCTCGTCGATGCTGCTGCGCCAAGCGCCCGTCGAGCACCTCACGCGGCCGCGTGGCTGGCGCTACGCCGACGACGCCCCCGTACCGGCCGAGCGCTTCGTGCACGTGCCCGCGGGGGACACGGCGGTGGGGCGTCCCCGCGGGGGACGGCTGTTCGGTTGGGACAACGAGTACGGTCACGACACGCGCGAGGTCCCGGCGTTCGACGTCGGGGCGGACCTGGTCACGAACGCCCAGTTCCTCGCGTTCGTCGACGCCGGGGGCTACCGCGACGAGCGACTGTGGAGCCCCGCCGGCTGGGCCTGGCGCAGCGCGCACGGCGTCGAGGGCCCGCGCTTCTGGCTGCGCGAGGGCACGCGGCCGCCGCGCTACCGCGCCATGTTCGACGAGCTGCCGCTCCCGCTGAGCTGGCCCGCCGAGGTCAACGCCATCGAAGCGGACGCCTACTGCCGCTGGCGCGACGGGGTGCGGCTGCCCACCGAGGCCGAGTGGTGCCGCATGCTGGACGTCACGGAGGGTGCGCGGGACGACGAAGAGGGCGCGCACTTCCACCTGCACTTCGAACTGGGCTCGCCGCGCCCCGTGGGCGCCACCTGCCGCGACCGCGGGCGGGCGCTGCACGACGTGCGTGGCAACGTGTGGCAGTGGCTGAGCGACGACTTCCACCCGCTCCCCGGTTTCCGCACGCACCCGCTCTACGACGACTTCTCGGTGCCCTACTTCGACGCGGAGCACGCCATGCTGCGCGGGGGCGCGTGGGCCACCACCGGAACTGGCGCGAGCGTGCACTACCGGCTGTGGTTCCGGCGACACTTCTACCAGCACGCGGGCTTTCGCCTGGTGCGCTGTGAGTAG